In Bacteroidota bacterium, one genomic interval encodes:
- a CDS encoding holo-ACP synthase, producing MIIGIGTDIAEVLRIKKSIENNSFKEKVFSKVEIAYCETKTNFAESFAARFAAKEAFFKALGTGWRGGMAFNEVEVVNDELGKPTLVIVGTTAEIIKEKNIKTIHVSLSHVKDMAMATVVLEG from the coding sequence ATGATCATAGGTATTGGAACAGACATAGCAGAAGTGCTCCGCATTAAAAAAAGCATTGAAAATAATAGCTTTAAGGAAAAGGTGTTTTCCAAAGTGGAGATTGCGTATTGTGAAACCAAAACGAATTTTGCGGAAAGTTTTGCGGCACGCTTTGCTGCGAAGGAAGCATTTTTTAAAGCATTGGGAACAGGCTGGAGAGGTGGAATGGCATTCAATGAAGTAGAAGTGGTGAACGATGAATTGGGGAAACCAACGTTGGTAATTGTTGGAACAACAGCCGAAATTATAAAAGAAAAAAATATCAAAACCATTCACGTTTCTTTGTCGCATGTTAAAGATATGGCAATGGCAACGGTAGTTTTGGAAGGGTAG
- a CDS encoding acyltransferase yields the protein MSNTFNFEDIRPYYDNEARGVMRRLQHDPLFMKLVNHLWPTMTQEEAFAKADKVTSNMAFQLEFMHQAIRVIVSRSSTGLTCDGFENVDPKKAYLYIANHRDILLDSAILQILLVEHGFETSEITFGNNLMQGDFITDFGKLNRMFTVLREGNSRELYEISQKLSAYIRHTIVDKNVSVWIAQRNGRTKDGNDMTQTGLIKMLNMSGGKNFTESIRQLNIVPLSISYEYEPCDDLKVQELYLSSLHSKYVKAPGEDLNSILTGILQPKGRIHMSVGKPIHAELAEIEKISNENDKIKHLVNCIDEQLSANYKVWPVNYIACDIANESSEFSSHYTEKEKNDFIHYIKQKISKLKGEEQSLFNLFINMYANPVKAKKLSTINQ from the coding sequence ATGAGCAACACATTCAATTTCGAAGATATTCGTCCGTATTACGACAATGAAGCACGCGGTGTGATGCGAAGATTGCAGCACGACCCGTTGTTTATGAAGTTGGTGAATCATCTTTGGCCGACCATGACACAGGAAGAGGCCTTTGCAAAAGCGGATAAAGTAACCAGCAACATGGCCTTTCAGCTTGAATTTATGCATCAGGCCATTCGTGTAATTGTTTCCCGTTCTTCCACCGGACTAACCTGCGATGGATTTGAAAATGTAGATCCTAAAAAAGCCTACTTGTACATTGCCAACCACCGTGATATTTTATTAGACTCTGCCATTCTTCAGATTTTATTGGTAGAACACGGCTTTGAAACCAGCGAAATTACATTTGGTAACAATTTAATGCAAGGTGATTTTATTACCGATTTTGGTAAACTCAACCGCATGTTTACCGTATTGCGCGAAGGAAACAGCCGCGAGTTGTATGAAATCTCTCAAAAATTATCTGCTTATATCCGTCATACTATTGTCGACAAAAACGTTTCGGTATGGATTGCACAGCGCAACGGAAGAACAAAGGACGGAAATGACATGACCCAAACCGGTTTAATTAAAATGTTAAACATGAGTGGAGGCAAAAATTTTACGGAAAGCATCCGACAACTAAATATTGTTCCGCTCAGCATCTCTTACGAATATGAACCTTGTGACGATTTAAAAGTGCAAGAATTATATTTATCCTCATTACATTCAAAATATGTGAAAGCTCCTGGGGAAGACTTAAACAGCATCCTTACCGGAATTCTTCAGCCCAAAGGCCGTATTCACATGAGTGTTGGAAAACCCATTCATGCAGAACTGGCAGAAATTGAAAAGATTAGTAATGAAAATGATAAAATAAAACACCTCGTTAATTGTATTGACGAACAATTGTCTGCCAATTATAAAGTTTGGCCGGTTAATTACATCGCTTGTGATATTGCGAATGAATCATCTGAATTCAGTTCACATTACACTGAAAAGGAAAAGAACGATTTCATTCACTACATCAAACAGAAAATAAGCAAATTAAAAGGTGAAGAACAATCCTTGTTCAACCTGTTTATCAACATGTATGCAAACCCGGTGAAAGCAAAAAAACTATCCACAATCAATCAATAG